The following DNA comes from Mycobacteroides immunogenum.
TGCCACAGTCATGTATGACACACCCGGCCCGAAGGGCCGCGCGCTCAATCGGGTCATCGCCGTCGCGTTCACCGCCCTGGTGTGTGCGGCGGCGGCGTGGGTGATCTGGACTCTCGTGGCCAACGAGCAGCTCACCGCGGAAAAGTGGTCACCCTTCCTGCGCCTGAACACGTGGACCACGTACATCTTGCCGGGGTTGCTGGGGACCGTCACCGCGGCGGCGCTGTCGATTGTGTTCGCGTTGGCACTCGGTGCGGTGCTCGGTATCGGCCGACTTTCCGAGCACCGCCCGGTGCGTTGGATTTCCAGCTCTCTCGTGGAATTCTTCCGCGCCATCCCGGTGCTGATCTTGATGGTGTTCTCCTACTACCTGTACGGCCAGCAGGCTGTTTTCCCGTCCGAATATTTGGCATTCGCCGCAGTGGTGACAGGACTGTCGCTGTATAACGGCTCGGTCATCGCCGAGATCTTGCGCTCGGGCATCCAATCGCTACCGAAGGGGCAGTCCGAGGCGGCCGTCGCGCTGGGCATGCGCAAGTCGCAGATGATGCGGCTCATTCTGCTTCCCCAGTCGATTGCCGCGATGCTGCCGGCGCTCATTTCGCAGATGGTCATCGCGCTGAAGGACTCGGCACTGGGCTACGCCTTCGGGTACATCGAGGTGGTGCGATCGGGCATTCGGTCGGCGTCGTACTACGGGAACTACCTACCCGCCCTCGTGGTGGTCGCGGTGATCATGATCCTCATCAATTTCGCCCTGTCGTCGCTGGCCACCAGAATCGAACGTCAACTGCGCGAGGGCAGACGGAAAAAGAGCATCGAGAAAGACCTGCGCCAGGATTACGGCGAGTAGTCAGCGGATCGGTAGTGACGACTCGTCGCCTTCAGGCCGCGGGCCGAAGATACGGCGTTCGTCTTCGGCGATCGGGGTGTCGTTGATGCTGGCTTCGCGCCGCGACATTAGACCCTCCGAGGTGAATTCCCACAGCTCGTTTCCGTAACTGCGCCACCACTGCCCGGCCTCATCGTGCCACTCGTATTGGAACCGCACGGCCATCCGGTTCTCCCGAAAACCCCACAGCTCCTTGCGTAACGCATACCCGTTCTCCTTGGCCCACTTTCGGGTGAGAAACGCCACGATCTCGGCGTGGCCGGTGATGAACTCGTCGCGGTTTCGCCATACCGAGTCCTCGGTGTAGGCGGCGGCGACGCGCTGTGGGTCGCGAGTGTTCCAGGCATTCTCGGCGGCCCGTACTTTCTGACGGGCGGAGTCGATGTCGAATGGCGGCAAGGGTGGGCGTGTCATGTGTCTTCCTTGTCTACAGCGGCGGATTCGCCGGCGAAGGTTCGGGATTCCCCCACCGCAGCGGGCTCCCATTGATGATCTCAACAACTTCCTCGACGGTGAAGTCGACCGAGCACTGCGCACCCGGAGCGAAGGTCGCCTCGTCCCAATTCAGGCGAGCCGTCCCGGTGAGCTGCAACGTCGATCCGGTGTGCCAATCCAGAATCAATACGCCGCATCGCGGGTCGACGTGCAGATTTCCCAACGTCATGAACATCGAGTTGCCCAGGTAATCGGGCCAGCGCAGCAGATTCGGCGAGAGCACCCGCAGAAAACCCGGATTGCCGCCCCGATGCGATGTGTCCGCGTTGCCTTCATCGTCGGCCGTCCCGATGATGAAGGTGTCGGCCAGCGACACTGTCTTCTG
Coding sequences within:
- a CDS encoding amino acid ABC transporter permease, whose translation is MTGGATVMYDTPGPKGRALNRVIAVAFTALVCAAAAWVIWTLVANEQLTAEKWSPFLRLNTWTTYILPGLLGTVTAAALSIVFALALGAVLGIGRLSEHRPVRWISSSLVEFFRAIPVLILMVFSYYLYGQQAVFPSEYLAFAAVVTGLSLYNGSVIAEILRSGIQSLPKGQSEAAVALGMRKSQMMRLILLPQSIAAMLPALISQMVIALKDSALGYAFGYIEVVRSGIRSASYYGNYLPALVVVAVIMILINFALSSLATRIERQLREGRRKKSIEKDLRQDYGE
- a CDS encoding nuclear transport factor 2 family protein, with product MTRPPLPPFDIDSARQKVRAAENAWNTRDPQRVAAAYTEDSVWRNRDEFITGHAEIVAFLTRKWAKENGYALRKELWGFRENRMAVRFQYEWHDEAGQWWRSYGNELWEFTSEGLMSRREASINDTPIAEDERRIFGPRPEGDESSLPIR